The genomic interval TTGTCAATGGCTGTAGGCACTGTTATGATACCCTTTATTTCCCGTCATATAGACACAGTAGTTGCCACCGGTTGGCACCTATTTCTTGCCGGTTTAATTCTTCTTCTCCTCAGTCTTCAATTTGAGTCCTCCCAGTGGCTTAACTTAGATTTTTTTGCTTGGTTGTCCCTTTCCTATGCTGCTGTTTTTGGGAGTGCCATCGCCTATGGCACATTCTTCTTTTTGGCCTCTAGAGGCAATTTAACCAGTCTCAGTGCCCTCACCTTTTTGACACCCGTTTTCGCCCTTACCTTTGGTAATTTGCTGTTAGGAGAAAAACTATCCAACCTCCAATGGCAAGGGGTTTGTCTTACTCTTTTTAGCATCTATATAATCAACCAAAGGGAGAAAATTCCGCAAATTATTTCCGTAAAACTCCCACCTCCATTCCCCAGTCTCCTTCGGGGAAGATGGAGACTAGAAAAAGACTCAAATGAGTGACAAATAAAAAGGGATTTGTACGCCAATTCCATGGAGTAGAAAGAAATCAGCCCTATTCCCCTTGAGTGGAAACTTGAATTAAATAAGAATAAACAAGGCACCACAAGCATTAGTGGAGATGACAACATGGGAATAACTAGAAGGACATAACGAATAGCTTTATGCGCCTGGAGGAGTTGCTGAAGTCCTATGAAAAGGGGGAAAGAAATTTCAGCGGGGGGGAATTCTCTTCAGAAGAGATAATAGGCCTAAATTTGATAGAAATTGACCTAAGCCGGGCTAACTTACAGTGGGCAAATTTGAGTGGAAGTGACTTGAGTGGTAGCGAATTACTTCAGGCGGATTTGAGTAACAGTCGTCTAATTGGCACCAAGATGATTGGGGCAAATTTGACAAATGCCAATATTACCAATTCAGACTTGAGCTGGGCAAATTTGAGCAGTGCAAACCTCTCAAGGGCAGACTTAAGTCACAGTAATTTAAACAATTCCTCCTTGATAAATAGCGATTTTAGTTATGCTAAATTGAAAAATTGCAGTTTTAAGAATGCAAATTTGAGTGGAGCAAATTTCACAAGAGCAGACTTGTCCGGCGCGAATTTAGAAGGGTTAGATTTAACAGGCGCAGACTTCACACAAGCAGATTTATCTGGAGCAAATCTCCAAGGTTGCGATCTATCAGAAGCCAAATTAAACAGGGCGTGTTTGTCAAAGTGTCACCTAGAAAAGGCAGACTTGAGTCAGGCGACATTGCAGGGAGTAAACCTGGAAAAGGCTAACCTACAAGGGGCCGATTTTAGGGGAATAATCCTGAAAAATACATACCAGAGCGAAGTAAAAATTTCCAAAGTAACGGTGAAAATTAGCAAGAAAAAAATACTGTTTGTCGCAGCCCTAATGCAAGAAGTTAACCTGAAAAATTCCAAAATCAGAAATGGGATTTTCGACTTAACCAATCTGACACAGGCTAATCTGGAAGGGGCTATTTTGCAACAAGCAGACTTGACCAGCTCTGATTTATCCTATAGCATCCTTAAAGAGGCAAATTTCCGTAATAGTCTCCTCAAAGAAGTGGCTTTTGCCGGCGCAACCATGCCAGATGGCAGTGTCCACCCCTAAAACCAGTAAAAATTCACCTTGGCGGCGATATTTAATTTAGAAACCGCCCCGGCATAGCTTCAACAGTAAAATGAAGGATAAACCTATGCCAAATACCAGAAAAATACCAAGACAAAATCAGGAATAAAAAGAGGTGGCATTGTTGGAGAATAAAAAGAGCCATTTCTAGAGATAATAACAAACAATACCATCGGCATTTAAAGAAAAGTAAACACAAAATCAAAACCCCCTATCGCCCCTTACCTTAGACAAAAATTTCCACAACTACTGGCAACAAATAAAAGAAAATCTCCCCACACCTCAGCCATAAATTAAGTTTCTTGTTTTCTCCCTAGCCCCTGACAAATTTTTCTAACCCTTGACAAATTTTTTATTTTTATCTACAATGAGGTAGTAGAATGGGGCGTGGTGTGCGCATGTGAGTCGAGCCCTTAGGCAGACGGCGCAAATGGCGGCAAAGAAAAACAACTTCAACAGCCTC from Geminocystis sp. M7585_C2015_104 carries:
- a CDS encoding pentapeptide repeat-containing protein, whose amino-acid sequence is MRLEELLKSYEKGERNFSGGEFSSEEIIGLNLIEIDLSRANLQWANLSGSDLSGSELLQADLSNSRLIGTKMIGANLTNANITNSDLSWANLSSANLSRADLSHSNLNNSSLINSDFSYAKLKNCSFKNANLSGANFTRADLSGANLEGLDLTGADFTQADLSGANLQGCDLSEAKLNRACLSKCHLEKADLSQATLQGVNLEKANLQGADFRGIILKNTYQSEVKISKVTVKISKKKILFVAALMQEVNLKNSKIRNGIFDLTNLTQANLEGAILQQADLTSSDLSYSILKEANFRNSLLKEVAFAGATMPDGSVHP